From the Phyllopteryx taeniolatus isolate TA_2022b chromosome 20, UOR_Ptae_1.2, whole genome shotgun sequence genome, one window contains:
- the zgc:112982 gene encoding BCLAF1 and THRAP3 family member 3 isoform X1, producing MSRQMSPSPQSRRFPWNEYGPYRATAGQQHVNSSDRRPVCRDEERRFGEDLLPEGQRRSSSSPQGHFWREQDQDGRYRRRPSPRRDSTDRRVPRGSPQRDGGSDGDRQRRGLGEDLQNFNSRGRPPFSPLRFLREQLPRQPMNSLLDLSQATPSWRRDGEGRGLGQFRDVSPAVRSDEQRGSRGERNTESVNRSRQREDVQPPSKRPRREMDGHHHSGFGREHKDFGDQRYSPTMVVSNRRRDAPIKNALVFAHDQGIPDNRNAPQRQHLDNGRQGDFDLRQRRSGPASSSQERFQTSDCRPDVIEDSRKRHFPDNWEDSAESKRSPPPRERTNFARFDKQDVPTNQRGAGCPHPARGRFRHNPVGNSGKFPKNRTNFEQSSRGYQDVSREEPRAAYRSQSKAVEEEEPRWTDKDRRLEQVRPGSRAQRLQRGDPEVDRPRPNVWEEPESKNMTMVTEETLTIKVDMSQPAQHTSLLCYSADRQLSLDLVNVGRQRLDFLPEASRSNPESGDVHAGTFAQEIITLVHRVKELYFRGEGITLNKRFSLPQQGGHDEEEGAGLTLNQRFSSNLKVTMPHKNIQPLIPGLRGLRTSHSPGDLRHDLERRRQKRLEGVTITIPGSGHPSPAKVKYSGADVTFADKQDYRLEINAVSLKPRAAHLAETFNLVCVCVCVCVFVRACACMHTQSSVQGAPYRMTAGPTQRFKNQ from the exons ATGTCGCGACAGATGTCTCCGTCGCCACAAAGCAG GAGGTTCCCATGGAACGAATACGGACCTTACAGAGCTACAGCAGGACAGCAGCATGTGAATTCATCGGACCGGAGGCCCGTTTGCAGAGATGAAGAACGCAGGTTTGGTGAGGACTTGTTGCCAGAAGGCCAGAGAAGATCCTCTTCCTCTCCGCAGGGTCACTTTTGGCGCGAACAGGATCAGGACGGGCGTTATCGGCGGCGGCCGTCGCCTCGACGCGATTCGACAGACCGCCGTGTCCCGAGAGGCTCCCCCCAGCGGGACGGCGGATCCGATGGGGACAGACAAAGAAGAGGCTTAGGAGAAGACTTGCAGAATTTTAACAGCAGAGGAAGGCCACCATTTTCCCCTTTGAGGTTCCTGAGGGAACAGTTGCCGCGACAGCCCATGAACAGTCTCTTAGACCTCTCGCAGGCAACACCGAGCTGGAGGCGGGACGGAGAAGGGAGGGGTCTAGGGCAGTTCCGAGACGTCAGCCCCGCCGTTAGGTCCGATGAGCAAAGAGGAAGCAGAGGAGAAAGGAACACCGAAAGTGTGAACAGAAGCAGACAACGAGAGGATGTTCAGCCCCCCTCAAAACGGCCGAGAAGAGAAATGGACGGCCATCATCACAGCGG GTTCGGGCGAGAACACAAGGACTTTGGGGATCAGCGATACTCACCCACCATGGTCGTCAGCAACCGCCGCAGGGACGCTCCCATCAAAAACGCTCTCGTCTTCGCACACGATCAAGGAATCCCGGACAACCGGAATGCACCGCAGCGGCAACACTTGGATAACGGAAGACAGGGTGACTTTGACTTGCGACAGAGACGCTCTGGTCCAGCGAGCTCCTCCCAGGAACGATTCCAGACGTCAGATTGCAGGCCGGATGTCATTGAAGATTCCAGAAAACGTCACTTTCCAGATAATTGGGAGGACAGCGCTGAAAGCAAGAGGAGCCCCCCGCCGCGAGAACGAACAAACTTTGCAAGATTTGACAAACAAGACGTCCCCACGAACCAGAGAGGGGCGGGCTGTCCTCATCCAGCCCGGGGTAGGTTCCGTCACAACCCGGTCGGAAACAGCGGGAAATTCCCCAAGAACCGGACAAACTTTGAGCAGTCCTCTCGGGGCTACCAAGACGTTTCTCGTGAGGAGCCGAGAGCAGCGTACAGATCTCAAAGCAAagctgtggaggaggaggaacccAGATGGACAGACAAAGACAGACGCCTGGAGCAGGTCCGGCCTGGCAGTCGGGCCCAACGCTTGCAGAGGGGTGACCCGGAAGTGGACCGGCCCAGGCCAAACGTGTGGGAGGAACCGGAATCTAAAAACATGACCATGGTAACGGAGGAAACGCTCACCATCAAAGTGGACATGAGCCAGCCCGCCCAGCACACAAG CTTGCTGTGTTACTCTGCAGACCGCCAACTGTCCTTGGACCTGGTCAACGTGGGTCGCCAGCGTCTGGACTTCCTGCCGGAGGCGTCTCGAAGCAACCCGGAGAGCGGCGACGTGCACGCCGGAACATTTGCGCAGGAAATAATCACACTGGTGCACCGCGTCAAAG AACTGTACTTCAGAGGCGAAGGCATCACGTTGAACAAACGTTTCTCTCTGCCGCAACAAGGAGGCCATGACGaagaggagggggcggggctgACACTGAACCAGAGATTCTCATCGAA CCTGAAGGTGACGATGCCGCACAAAAACATCCAGCCGCTCATCCCGGGTTTGAGGGGCCTGCGG ACGTCGCACAGCCCAGGCGACCTGAGACACGACCTCGAGAGGCGGCGTCAGAAGCGTTTAGAGGGCGTAACCATCACCATACCGGGAAGCGGCCACCCGTCCCCCGCCAAGGTCAAGTACAGTGGCGCTGACGTGACGTTTGCGGACAAGCAGGACTACAGATTGGAAATAAACGCGGTGAGTCTGAAACCACGCGCGGCCCACCTGGCAGAGACATTtaaccttgtgtgt gtgtgtgtgtgtgtgtgtgtgtttgtgcgtgcgtgcgcgtgcatgcACACGCAGAGTTCTGTGCAAGGAGCTCCGTACAGGATGACCGCCGGCCCGACGCAAAGGTTCAAGAACCAATAG
- the tmem108 gene encoding transmembrane protein 108, which yields MKTSLQVLRCQLLSVLAFLALASSAQELHLGRGAQQRDSVTMATAGTGSPDWHREGSSSGEWSHKAGAGNVVLDPTRASDLPDLRASLKEVPALRAITLREAPADTSQPPADWPAVTASAAPAGASPGYQTFAVPASEEPGIPPTENATAGAVTVPPRRPNATDGDPLGVTASAAPGRRASPRETDGGGSGGFLNRQVPATTRDPRGADNSSGSAPDSKPSSRVAVCLSRMDIVWIVLAIGVPVSTCSVLLTVCCMRRRKKSSGQESNLSYWNNAITMDYFSRHAVELPREIHTLESEEHDSCLPPNGDYGTGSVVLVNPFCQETLFINRDKASAIE from the exons GTGTTCTCGCCTTCCTCGCACTGGCGTCATCGGCGCAGGAGCTTCACCTCGGCCGCGGGGCCCAACAACGGGACTCTGTCACCATGGCGACCGCCGGCACCGGCAGCCCGGACTGGCACCGGGAAGGCTCCAGCAGCGGGGAATGGTCGCACAAAGCGGGCGCCGGGAACGTCGTCCTTGACCCCACCCGAGCCTCCGACCTGCCGGATCTGCGGGCGTCGCTCAAGGAAGTCCCGGCCCTCCGCGCCATCACCCTCAGGGAGGCGCCCGCCGACACCAGCCAGCCCCCCGCCGACTGGCCAGCTGTGACGGCGTCCGCCGCCCCCGCGGGGGCATCCCCGGGTTATCAAACCTTCGCCGTACCCGCTTCCGAGGAACCCGGCATCCCTCCTACAGAGAACGCGACCGCCGGGGCGGTCACGGTCCCGCCTCGCCGCCCGAACGCCACGGACGGCGACCCGCTCGGGGTAACCGCGAGCGCCGCCCCTGGCCGCCGCGCCTCCCCTCGGGAGACGGAtggcggcggcagcggcggctTCCTGAACAGGCAAGTGCCCGCCACCACACGCGACCCCCGGGGGGCCGACAACAGCTCGGGGTCTGCCCCGGACTCGAAGCCGTCGTCCCGCGTCGCGGTCTGCCTGAGTCGTATGGACATCGTGTGGATCGTGTTGGCCATCGGCGTGCCCGTGTCCACGTGCT CCGTGCTGCTGACGGTGTGCTGCATGCGGCGCAGGAAGAAGTCGTCGGGCCAGGAGAGCAACCTGAGCTACTGGAACAACGCCATCACCATGGACTACTTCAGCCGCCACGCCGTGGAGCTGCCCCGCGAGATTCACACGCTGGAGAGCGAG GAGCACGACAGTTGCCTGCCTCCAAACGGCGACTACGGCACGGGCAGCGTGGTGCTGGTCAACCCCTTCTGCCAGGAGACCCTCTTCATCAACAGAGACAAAGCCTCGGCCATCGAGTGA
- the lipib gene encoding lipase member H yields MLACRRLAALGLLLVLCQGRGEDGGADSCDNFTDLNLSHCFLGTNLYVRLLLYTRANPACGRELHHRRFPSEPLFNLSRPTAFVVHGYRPTGAPPVWIDRLVRLLAEGRDLNVVVVDWNRGAANLNYLAAVAYTREAAHNLTGFIRAMQEEGASLGSMHLIGVSLGAHLAGFVGANLKGKIGRITGLDPAGPLFTSATPDERLDPSDAMFVDVLHTDMDSFGLRGAHGHIDFYANGGADQPGCPKTIFAGKSYFVCDHQRSMLLYLCALNRTCSMRAYPCASYADFLDGRCLQCEAFKPASCPQLGYDVIQWRESLLRLGQTKVFFSTTASQPYRKLNYRVDMVTWNQYLRWGVVYIRLHSGRNVTEARVDHKLLRFEQFTSTRLLAQFDEDLPHVHKISLRINTGNVIGPRYKIRLLQIRLTPLERPERPLMCRFDIIMEENTEVAFRPLSCDSRR; encoded by the exons ATGCTGGCCTGCAGACGACTGGCTGCGCTGGGACTCCTGCTGGTGCTCTGCCAAG GCCGTGGGGAAGACGGCGGCGCCGACTCGTGCGACAACTTCACCGACTTGAACCTGTCTCACTGCTTCCTGGGCACCAACCTGTACGTGCGCCTGCTGCTCTACACTCGCGCCAACCCGGCGTGCGGGCGCGAGCTCCACCACCGGCGCTTCCCGTCCGAGCCGCTCTTCAACCTCTCCCGGCCCACCGCCTTCGTCGTCCACGGCTACCGGCCCACCGgagccccgcccgtgtggatcGACCGCCTGGTGCGTCTGCTGGCCGAGGGGCGGGACCTCAACGTCGTGGTGGTGGACTGGAACCGCGGTGCCGCCAACCTCAACTACCTCGCCGCCGTGGCCTACACCAGGGAGGCGGCCCACAACCTGACAGGCTTCATCAGGGCCATGCAG GAGGAAGGCGCCTCGCTGGGCTCCATGCACCTCATCGGCGTCAGTCTGGGGGCGCACCTCGCCGGCTTTGTGGGCGCCAACCTGAAGGGAAAGATCGGACGCATCACAG GTTTGGACCCGGCCGGACCTCTCTTCACCAGCGCCACGCCGGACGAGAGACTGGACCCGTCGGATGCCATGTTTGTGGACGTGCTCCATACCGACATGGACT CGTTTGGCCTGCGGGGGGCTCACGGTCACATCGACTTCTATGCCAACGGGGGGGCCGACCAGCCCGGCTGCCCCAAAACCATCTTTGCCG GGAAGTCTTACTTCGTGTGCGACCACCAGCGTTCCATGTTGCTGTACCTGTGCGCACTCAACCGCACTTGCAGCATGAGGGCGTACCCGTGCGCGTCCTACGCCGACTTCCTGGATGGACGCTGCCTGCAGTGCGAGGCCTTCAAACCCGCTTCCTGCCCGCAGCTCG GCTATGATGTCATCCAGTGGCGGGAAAGTCTCTTGCGTCTGGGACAGACCAAAGTGTTCTTCAGCACCACGGCCTCGCAGCCCTACAGGA agcTGAACTACAGGGTGGACATGGTGACATGGAACCAGTACCTCCGCTGGGGGGTGGTCTACATCCGCCTGCACAGCGGCAGGAACGTCACCGAGGCCCGCGTAGACCA CAAGCTTCTGCGCTTCGAGCAGTTCACATCAACGCGTCTTCTGGCGCAGTTCGACGAGGACCTGCCGCACGTGCACAAGATCTCCCTGCGGATCAACACGGGCAATGTGATCGGCCCTCGCTACAAAATCAGACTGTTGCAAATACGACTGACGCCGCTCGAGCGCCCGGAAAG GCCGCTGATGTGCCGCTTTGACATCATCATGGAGGAGAACACAGAGGTGGCGTTCCGGCCCTTGTCGTGCGATTCTCGTCGCTAA
- the zgc:112982 gene encoding BCLAF1 and THRAP3 family member 3 isoform X2, which translates to MSRQMSPSPQSRRFPWNEYGPYRATAGQQHVNSSDRRPVCRDEERRFGEDLLPEGQRRSSSSPQGHFWREQDQDGRYRRRPSPRRDSTDRRVPRGSPQRDGGSDGDRQRRGLGEDLQNFNSRGRPPFSPLRFLREQLPRQPMNSLLDLSQATPSWRRDGEGRGLGQFRDVSPAVRSDEQRGSRGERNTESVNRSRQREDVQPPSKRPRREMDGHHHSGFGREHKDFGDQRYSPTMVVSNRRRDAPIKNALVFAHDQGIPDNRNAPQRQHLDNGRQGDFDLRQRRSGPASSSQERFQTSDCRPDVIEDSRKRHFPDNWEDSAESKRSPPPRERTNFARFDKQDVPTNQRGAGCPHPARGRFRHNPVGNSGKFPKNRTNFEQSSRGYQDVSREEPRAAYRSQSKAVEEEEPRWTDKDRRLEQVRPGSRAQRLQRGDPEVDRPRPNVWEEPESKNMTMVTEETLTIKVDMSQPAQHTSLLCYSADRQLSLDLVNVGRQRLDFLPEASRSNPESGDVHAGTFAQEIITLVHRVKELYFRGEGITLNKRFSLPQQGGHDEEEGAGLTLNQRFSSNLKVTMPHKNIQPLIPGLRGLRTSHSPGDLRHDLERRRQKRLEGVTITIPGSGHPSPAKVKYSGADVTFADKQDYRLEINASSVQGAPYRMTAGPTQRFKNQ; encoded by the exons ATGTCGCGACAGATGTCTCCGTCGCCACAAAGCAG GAGGTTCCCATGGAACGAATACGGACCTTACAGAGCTACAGCAGGACAGCAGCATGTGAATTCATCGGACCGGAGGCCCGTTTGCAGAGATGAAGAACGCAGGTTTGGTGAGGACTTGTTGCCAGAAGGCCAGAGAAGATCCTCTTCCTCTCCGCAGGGTCACTTTTGGCGCGAACAGGATCAGGACGGGCGTTATCGGCGGCGGCCGTCGCCTCGACGCGATTCGACAGACCGCCGTGTCCCGAGAGGCTCCCCCCAGCGGGACGGCGGATCCGATGGGGACAGACAAAGAAGAGGCTTAGGAGAAGACTTGCAGAATTTTAACAGCAGAGGAAGGCCACCATTTTCCCCTTTGAGGTTCCTGAGGGAACAGTTGCCGCGACAGCCCATGAACAGTCTCTTAGACCTCTCGCAGGCAACACCGAGCTGGAGGCGGGACGGAGAAGGGAGGGGTCTAGGGCAGTTCCGAGACGTCAGCCCCGCCGTTAGGTCCGATGAGCAAAGAGGAAGCAGAGGAGAAAGGAACACCGAAAGTGTGAACAGAAGCAGACAACGAGAGGATGTTCAGCCCCCCTCAAAACGGCCGAGAAGAGAAATGGACGGCCATCATCACAGCGG GTTCGGGCGAGAACACAAGGACTTTGGGGATCAGCGATACTCACCCACCATGGTCGTCAGCAACCGCCGCAGGGACGCTCCCATCAAAAACGCTCTCGTCTTCGCACACGATCAAGGAATCCCGGACAACCGGAATGCACCGCAGCGGCAACACTTGGATAACGGAAGACAGGGTGACTTTGACTTGCGACAGAGACGCTCTGGTCCAGCGAGCTCCTCCCAGGAACGATTCCAGACGTCAGATTGCAGGCCGGATGTCATTGAAGATTCCAGAAAACGTCACTTTCCAGATAATTGGGAGGACAGCGCTGAAAGCAAGAGGAGCCCCCCGCCGCGAGAACGAACAAACTTTGCAAGATTTGACAAACAAGACGTCCCCACGAACCAGAGAGGGGCGGGCTGTCCTCATCCAGCCCGGGGTAGGTTCCGTCACAACCCGGTCGGAAACAGCGGGAAATTCCCCAAGAACCGGACAAACTTTGAGCAGTCCTCTCGGGGCTACCAAGACGTTTCTCGTGAGGAGCCGAGAGCAGCGTACAGATCTCAAAGCAAagctgtggaggaggaggaacccAGATGGACAGACAAAGACAGACGCCTGGAGCAGGTCCGGCCTGGCAGTCGGGCCCAACGCTTGCAGAGGGGTGACCCGGAAGTGGACCGGCCCAGGCCAAACGTGTGGGAGGAACCGGAATCTAAAAACATGACCATGGTAACGGAGGAAACGCTCACCATCAAAGTGGACATGAGCCAGCCCGCCCAGCACACAAG CTTGCTGTGTTACTCTGCAGACCGCCAACTGTCCTTGGACCTGGTCAACGTGGGTCGCCAGCGTCTGGACTTCCTGCCGGAGGCGTCTCGAAGCAACCCGGAGAGCGGCGACGTGCACGCCGGAACATTTGCGCAGGAAATAATCACACTGGTGCACCGCGTCAAAG AACTGTACTTCAGAGGCGAAGGCATCACGTTGAACAAACGTTTCTCTCTGCCGCAACAAGGAGGCCATGACGaagaggagggggcggggctgACACTGAACCAGAGATTCTCATCGAA CCTGAAGGTGACGATGCCGCACAAAAACATCCAGCCGCTCATCCCGGGTTTGAGGGGCCTGCGG ACGTCGCACAGCCCAGGCGACCTGAGACACGACCTCGAGAGGCGGCGTCAGAAGCGTTTAGAGGGCGTAACCATCACCATACCGGGAAGCGGCCACCCGTCCCCCGCCAAGGTCAAGTACAGTGGCGCTGACGTGACGTTTGCGGACAAGCAGGACTACAGATTGGAAATAAACGCG AGTTCTGTGCAAGGAGCTCCGTACAGGATGACCGCCGGCCCGACGCAAAGGTTCAAGAACCAATAG